The following coding sequences are from one Photobacterium angustum window:
- a CDS encoding DmsC/YnfH family molybdoenzyme membrane anchor subunit: MAWHEWPLIVFTVLAQTSVGAFLVLATMMLTKQLSLAAEKRLHKAMFGLWAIMGLGFLASIMHLGSPLRAMNALNMLGSSWLSNEIATGSAFFALGGMFWLLSVLNVGSVAIRKALMIGAMLVGVAFMYAMTMVYMIDTVPTWYTPLTPAAFMITMLISGTALAQLLLSVAKHDSTVANKLLPVMGLVGMFAVVVVVMLLSSHLASIETSVTTALAVVPQHTSLQIARIVLIVTAMLLWLLPVVQRKNVTVLPMAMAFTMIVVAELIGRGFFYGMHLSAGM, encoded by the coding sequence ATGGCATGGCATGAATGGCCGCTTATCGTCTTTACGGTATTGGCACAAACATCGGTAGGTGCATTTTTAGTGTTAGCCACCATGATGTTAACAAAGCAACTGTCACTCGCTGCAGAAAAGCGTCTTCATAAAGCGATGTTCGGTTTATGGGCAATAATGGGATTGGGTTTCCTTGCATCGATTATGCACCTTGGTAGTCCACTACGCGCAATGAATGCGTTGAATATGCTGGGTAGCTCTTGGTTATCAAATGAAATTGCAACGGGTAGTGCCTTCTTCGCTTTAGGTGGCATGTTCTGGTTATTGTCGGTATTAAACGTTGGCAGTGTAGCAATCCGCAAAGCCCTGATGATCGGCGCAATGCTGGTGGGCGTTGCCTTTATGTATGCGATGACCATGGTATATATGATTGATACTGTGCCAACGTGGTACACACCGCTAACGCCAGCAGCATTTATGATCACTATGCTGATCAGCGGTACAGCATTGGCACAACTACTGTTATCAGTGGCAAAACATGACAGCACAGTAGCGAACAAGCTACTACCTGTTATGGGGCTGGTGGGGATGTTCGCGGTAGTGGTAGTTGTGATGTTGCTTTCATCGCACCTTGCAAGTATTGAAACCAGTGTGACGACAGCATTAGCGGTAGTGCCACAGCACACAAGCTTGCAGATCGCTCGTATTGTCTTAATCGTTACTGCGATGTTGCTGTGGTTATTACCTGTAGTTCAGCGTAAAAACGTAACGGTATTACCAATGGCTATGGCATTTACCATGATTGTGGTAGCAGAGCTAATCGGTCGTGGCTTCTTCTATGGCATGCACTTAAGCGCTGGTATGTAA
- a CDS encoding toxin-antitoxin system YwqK family antitoxin, giving the protein MKKIIALLTTLLLVVPIVSFAAIHKTYYPTGELRSLDNYVNGKLEGLRKGFYKNGVLRTEGYFKNGKPEGMVKSYYDNGALQLVGYFRNGYPQGPSKIYYKSGALKYEENYLNGQTHGLLKAYYEHGGIKLEENYVNGKPRGSLKGYYDDGTLEFEENYRRGKLNGTTKSYFRNGQLKVEEYYVDGKKNGVVKIYNKQGDQIGRLRYKNDELIDSNKP; this is encoded by the coding sequence ATGAAAAAAATAATAGCCTTGCTCACAACGTTATTACTGGTTGTTCCAATTGTATCTTTTGCCGCTATTCACAAAACATACTACCCCACAGGTGAACTAAGAAGCCTAGATAACTATGTAAACGGTAAGCTCGAAGGGCTACGAAAAGGCTTTTACAAAAATGGCGTGTTAAGAACTGAAGGCTATTTTAAAAATGGCAAACCCGAGGGCATGGTTAAAAGCTATTACGACAATGGAGCGCTTCAGCTTGTTGGCTATTTTCGTAACGGCTATCCACAAGGACCCAGCAAAATTTATTATAAAAGTGGTGCCTTAAAATACGAAGAAAACTATCTTAATGGGCAAACGCATGGGCTGTTAAAAGCTTACTACGAACATGGCGGGATCAAACTTGAAGAAAACTATGTTAATGGCAAACCTCGGGGAAGTTTAAAAGGCTACTATGATGACGGTACACTGGAATTTGAAGAAAATTATCGTAGAGGCAAACTAAACGGAACTACGAAAAGTTACTTTAGAAATGGGCAGTTAAAGGTTGAAGAATATTATGTTGATGGCAAAAAAAATGGGGTGGTAAAAATATACAATAAGCAAGGCGATCAAATTGGTCGATTACGTTATAAGAACGATGAATTAATTGACAGCAATAAGCCATAG
- a CDS encoding acetoacetate decarboxylase: MKIEQIKNNAFSMPITTPSAPLIDYKFKDREYLIISYETDIELLKEVVPEPLKVISNVVHFEFMKMPDSAGFGSFKESGQVIEVEYNGRKGLYSHLMFVDDVASIVAGREIWGFPKKYGFPSLDVDVDTLTGRLKYNQTEVAIGTMGYKYYEGDIAATKSALETTPNYILKVIPSVTGKGTDVCQLIEYYMADVNVKGVWTGPAALQLFEHALAPVAQLPIKKVIGGKHQIVDFTLSYGNVLFDYLK; encoded by the coding sequence ATGAAAATAGAACAAATAAAAAATAATGCTTTTTCTATGCCGATCACAACCCCCTCGGCACCTCTCATCGATTATAAATTTAAAGATAGAGAATATCTGATCATCTCTTATGAAACTGACATCGAATTATTAAAAGAAGTGGTACCAGAGCCCTTAAAAGTGATCAGTAATGTCGTACATTTTGAATTTATGAAAATGCCAGATTCTGCTGGGTTTGGGAGCTTTAAAGAATCAGGTCAAGTAATTGAAGTTGAGTACAATGGTAGGAAAGGACTTTATAGCCACCTCATGTTTGTCGATGATGTCGCCTCTATTGTTGCCGGCAGAGAAATTTGGGGATTTCCTAAAAAATATGGTTTTCCCTCACTCGATGTCGATGTTGACACCCTGACGGGACGATTAAAATACAATCAAACCGAAGTCGCTATTGGCACTATGGGGTATAAATATTATGAAGGTGATATTGCTGCAACAAAATCAGCACTCGAAACCACACCTAATTATATTTTAAAGGTAATCCCCAGTGTGACAGGAAAAGGCACTGACGTTTGCCAATTAATTGAATATTACATGGCAGATGTAAACGTTAAAGGCGTGTGGACAGGCCCTGCAGCGCTTCAGTTATTCGAACATGCCCTAGCGCCGGTTGCTCAACTACCTATCAAAAAAGTCATTGGGGGTAAGCATCAAATCGTCGACTTTACGCTTTCATACGGTAACGTTTTGTTCGATTATCTTAAATAG
- a CDS encoding 3-hydroxybutyrate dehydrogenase: MKLENKVAIITGAASGIGRAIAFEYAKEGAKVIVADLDINAAEKTVAEIKNNGSDALAISMNVTNEEQVNNDIQTVIDNFGRIDILVANAGYQHIASVEELTYQQWKDLLSVHLDGAFLTTKACLKHMYKQKSGSIIYMGSVHSKEASKLKAPYVTAKHGLIGLCEVVAKEGAEYNVRANVICPGYVKTPLVEKQIPEQAKELGITEDEVVKNVMLKDTVDGQFSTMKDIAQAAVVFASWETNALTGQSLVVSHGWFMQ; this comes from the coding sequence ATGAAATTAGAAAATAAAGTCGCTATTATTACAGGTGCTGCAAGTGGAATTGGTCGCGCTATTGCTTTTGAATATGCTAAAGAAGGCGCTAAAGTTATTGTTGCCGATTTAGATATTAATGCAGCGGAAAAAACGGTCGCAGAAATAAAAAATAACGGTTCAGATGCGCTCGCTATTTCAATGAACGTGACCAATGAAGAGCAAGTCAATAATGACATTCAAACGGTTATTGATAACTTTGGTCGAATCGATATTTTAGTTGCTAATGCGGGATATCAACATATCGCGTCTGTTGAAGAATTAACTTATCAACAATGGAAAGATTTACTCTCTGTACATTTAGATGGAGCATTCTTAACAACCAAAGCCTGTTTAAAACACATGTACAAACAAAAATCAGGCTCAATTATTTATATGGGCTCAGTTCATAGTAAAGAAGCCTCTAAATTAAAAGCCCCTTACGTTACAGCAAAACATGGCCTAATTGGCTTATGTGAAGTTGTTGCAAAGGAAGGCGCTGAATATAACGTGAGAGCGAATGTTATTTGCCCCGGTTACGTTAAAACCCCACTAGTCGAAAAACAAATTCCAGAACAAGCAAAAGAGTTAGGCATCACTGAAGATGAAGTTGTTAAAAATGTGATGTTAAAAGATACGGTTGATGGACAATTTTCAACGATGAAAGACATCGCGCAAGCCGCTGTTGTTTTTGCTAGTTGGGAAACCAATGCCTTAACAGGGCAATCTCTTGTCGTTAGTCATGGCTGGTTTATGCAATAA
- a CDS encoding DMSO/selenate family reductase complex B subunit gives MKQYGFYIDSSKCTGCKTCQLACKDNKDLDVGANFRRVYEYAGGNWVKDNGTWRQDVFSYYVSMACNHCTKPACTKVCPSGAMHKRKEDGFVVVDTEKCIGCQYCGMACPYGAPQYNAEKGHMTKCDGCYERVGQGLQPICVDSCPLRALEFGPIAELRAKYGSHAEVAPLPKASLTQPNIIIKPNRHARPCGDTTGHLANPKEV, from the coding sequence ATGAAACAATACGGCTTTTATATTGATTCAAGTAAGTGCACCGGTTGTAAAACGTGTCAGCTTGCTTGTAAAGACAACAAAGATTTAGATGTTGGGGCTAACTTCCGTCGTGTATACGAATATGCGGGTGGTAACTGGGTAAAAGATAACGGCACTTGGCGTCAAGACGTGTTTTCTTACTATGTATCGATGGCGTGTAATCACTGTACTAAACCTGCTTGTACCAAAGTTTGTCCAAGCGGCGCGATGCACAAGCGTAAAGAAGACGGCTTTGTGGTTGTCGATACTGAAAAATGTATCGGTTGTCAGTACTGTGGCATGGCATGTCCGTACGGCGCACCACAATACAATGCTGAAAAAGGTCACATGACCAAATGTGATGGTTGTTATGAGCGAGTTGGTCAAGGGCTACAGCCTATTTGTGTCGATTCTTGTCCACTTCGTGCATTGGAGTTTGGCCCTATTGCAGAGCTACGCGCCAAATACGGCAGTCATGCAGAAGTGGCACCGCTACCAAAAGCATCACTAACGCAACCAAACATCATCATTAAACCGAACCGCCATGCGCGTCCTTGTGGAGACACCACAGGTCACTTGGCTAACCCGAAGGAAGTGTAA
- a CDS encoding patatin-like phospholipase family protein encodes MQNKTNKKIVYVFQGGGALGSYQLGAFQALNEKGFAPDSIIGISIGAINAAIIAGNKPENRLKNLEIFWERVTSSMSFSNLFFNFNNKMKNWADAQQAIWQGQPGFFKPKIWPSEFETYKTSDLSYYDTSPLKETLNELIDFDYLNQKEVRLSLCAVDLESGDFKTFDSFHETITADHIMASGAMPPGFPPVEIDGKYYIDGGLYSNTPIMSILERILNNPNGRRNKLCFMVDLFSAKGDLPTNMNALAERVKDIQFSSRTRRASYLYSTSKNLCSAITYLTQFLSEEDKKDPKVQEILKLSHTNSLEIVHLIYHSQQTELESKDYNFSKENYYRHRDNGYKDTLALYQKDHEQWLIDENDNDIHIYTLDEDLI; translated from the coding sequence ATGCAGAATAAAACCAATAAAAAGATTGTTTATGTCTTCCAAGGTGGCGGAGCATTAGGCTCTTATCAATTAGGGGCGTTTCAAGCATTAAATGAAAAAGGCTTTGCCCCAGACTCTATTATCGGTATTTCTATCGGCGCGATTAATGCCGCCATTATTGCGGGTAATAAACCAGAAAATAGATTGAAGAATCTTGAGATATTTTGGGAAAGAGTGACCTCTTCCATGTCTTTTTCCAATCTCTTTTTTAACTTCAATAATAAAATGAAAAACTGGGCAGATGCACAACAAGCAATATGGCAAGGTCAACCCGGTTTTTTTAAACCTAAAATATGGCCAAGCGAATTTGAAACATATAAAACATCAGACTTGAGTTACTATGACACCTCACCATTAAAAGAAACACTCAATGAACTAATCGATTTTGACTATTTAAATCAAAAAGAAGTCAGATTAAGTCTCTGTGCGGTCGATCTTGAAAGTGGTGATTTTAAAACATTCGATAGTTTTCATGAAACCATCACGGCTGATCATATTATGGCAAGTGGTGCGATGCCACCCGGCTTTCCACCGGTTGAAATTGATGGAAAATATTATATCGATGGTGGGTTATATTCAAATACACCGATCATGTCGATACTAGAAAGAATATTGAATAATCCTAATGGTCGTCGAAATAAGTTGTGTTTCATGGTGGACTTATTTTCAGCCAAAGGTGATTTACCAACCAACATGAATGCATTAGCTGAAAGAGTAAAAGACATTCAATTTTCTTCAAGAACTCGAAGGGCATCTTATCTTTATTCAACCTCTAAAAATCTGTGTTCTGCGATTACTTACTTAACGCAATTTTTATCGGAAGAAGATAAGAAAGATCCCAAAGTTCAAGAAATATTAAAATTAAGTCATACCAATAGCCTCGAGATTGTTCATTTAATTTATCACTCTCAACAAACTGAACTTGAAAGTAAAGACTATAACTTCAGCAAAGAAAATTATTATCGCCATCGAGATAATGGTTACAAAGATACTCTCGCACTTTATCAAAAAGATCATGAACAATGGTTAATCGATGAAAATGATAACGATATCCATATTTATACCTTGGATGAAGATCTTATTTAA
- a CDS encoding DmsA/YnfE/YnfF family dimethyl sulfoxide reductase, with protein sequence MKNTLKAMISGGLSRRDFMKTSSAVGGLAATASAMTLPFKSSPVAAATEQAVNEKIVWSACTVNCGSRCPLRMHVVDGEIKWVETDNTGDDEYGNHQVRACLRGRSMRRRVYNPDRLKYPMKRVGNRGEGKFKRISWDEAYDEIANNMKRIIKDHGNEAIYLNYGTGTLGGTVTKSWPPASSLVARMMNLCGGYLNHYGDYSTAQIKEGLNYTYGGWGAGNSFSDLENTKLIVQFGNNPAETRMSGGGLIHHLMESKERSKARMIMVDPRYTDTAGGREDEWVPIRPGTDAAFVAAMAYVMIKEDLVDQPFLDKYCVGYDEKTLPASAPAKSDYKSYILGEGEDGIVKTPEWAAKITGIPVDTIIKTAREIGSTKPCAVLQGWGLQRTANGEIACRAIAMLALLTGNVGINGGGTGARESDYNIPFVRFPTLTNPIEASIPMFLWTDAIVRGTEMTDLRDGVRGVKQLKSPIKMIWNYAGNCLINQHSDINKTHEILQDDKACELIVVIDNHMTSSAKYADIVLPDLTTSEQSDFCMDTKAANMPYFIFADKAIEPQFEAKGIYEMCSEISKRMGVGEQFTEGRDQEGWLRHLYALTREQDPSLPDFETMRKLGIYKRRDPNGHFVAYKDFREDPEKNPLTTPSGKIEIYSERLAHLAATWELQEDEVIHPLPIYVSTFDGWDSKQREQFPLQLTGFHYKARCHSTYGNVDVIKEAARQEMWINPIDAQQRGIENGDLIRIFNDRGETQIPAKVTPRILPGVVALGEGAWYAPDKRKVDKGGCINVLTSQRPSPLAKGNPQHTNLVEVQLVKKA encoded by the coding sequence ATGAAAAACACACTGAAAGCAATGATTTCCGGTGGCCTATCAAGACGTGATTTTATGAAAACGTCGAGTGCTGTCGGTGGATTGGCTGCGACTGCCAGCGCCATGACCCTGCCATTTAAATCAAGCCCTGTTGCTGCCGCGACAGAGCAAGCGGTGAATGAAAAAATCGTCTGGAGTGCGTGCACCGTTAACTGTGGTAGCCGTTGTCCATTACGCATGCATGTAGTTGATGGTGAAATCAAATGGGTTGAAACCGACAATACAGGTGATGATGAATACGGTAATCACCAAGTGCGTGCGTGTTTACGTGGCCGTTCAATGCGTCGCCGTGTTTACAACCCTGATCGTTTGAAGTACCCAATGAAACGTGTCGGAAATCGTGGTGAAGGTAAATTCAAACGTATTTCATGGGATGAGGCGTATGATGAAATCGCTAACAATATGAAGCGAATCATCAAAGATCACGGTAATGAAGCGATCTATCTGAACTATGGCACAGGTACGCTGGGTGGCACAGTAACAAAATCATGGCCGCCAGCAAGCTCGTTAGTTGCACGTATGATGAACCTTTGTGGTGGTTACTTAAATCATTACGGTGACTACTCAACAGCACAAATCAAAGAAGGCCTTAACTACACCTATGGTGGCTGGGGGGCTGGTAACTCGTTCTCTGATCTTGAAAACACCAAGTTAATTGTACAGTTTGGTAATAACCCTGCTGAAACGCGTATGTCAGGCGGCGGTTTGATTCATCACTTAATGGAATCAAAAGAGCGTTCAAAAGCACGCATGATCATGGTTGACCCTCGTTATACTGATACTGCGGGTGGTCGTGAAGATGAGTGGGTCCCAATTCGTCCAGGTACAGACGCAGCATTTGTAGCGGCAATGGCGTATGTAATGATCAAAGAAGATTTGGTCGATCAGCCATTCTTGGATAAATACTGTGTCGGTTACGATGAGAAAACCTTACCAGCATCAGCGCCTGCTAAGAGTGACTACAAGTCTTACATCTTAGGTGAAGGCGAAGACGGTATTGTGAAAACCCCTGAGTGGGCAGCAAAAATTACCGGGATTCCGGTTGATACCATTATTAAAACCGCCCGTGAAATTGGCTCAACCAAACCTTGTGCGGTACTGCAAGGGTGGGGCTTACAGCGTACCGCTAATGGTGAAATTGCCTGTCGTGCGATCGCAATGTTAGCACTGCTAACAGGTAACGTGGGTATTAACGGTGGTGGTACTGGTGCGCGTGAATCTGACTACAACATTCCGTTTGTCCGTTTCCCAACCTTAACGAACCCTATTGAAGCGTCGATCCCTATGTTCCTATGGACAGATGCGATTGTGCGCGGCACTGAAATGACCGATCTACGTGATGGTGTCCGTGGGGTTAAACAGCTCAAATCACCAATTAAAATGATTTGGAACTACGCGGGTAACTGTTTGATCAATCAGCATTCTGATATCAATAAAACTCACGAGATATTACAAGACGACAAAGCCTGTGAGCTGATTGTGGTGATTGATAACCACATGACTTCATCGGCAAAATATGCCGATATCGTCTTGCCCGATCTAACAACGTCAGAGCAATCTGATTTCTGTATGGATACTAAAGCAGCCAACATGCCGTATTTCATTTTTGCTGATAAAGCGATTGAACCGCAGTTTGAAGCCAAAGGTATTTACGAAATGTGTTCTGAAATTTCAAAACGCATGGGCGTGGGTGAGCAGTTTACCGAGGGGCGCGATCAAGAAGGGTGGCTACGTCACTTGTATGCGTTAACCCGTGAGCAAGATCCATCACTGCCTGATTTTGAAACCATGCGTAAGCTAGGTATCTACAAGCGTCGCGATCCAAACGGCCACTTTGTTGCTTACAAAGACTTCCGTGAAGATCCAGAGAAGAATCCGTTAACCACACCATCGGGCAAGATTGAGATCTACTCTGAGCGTTTAGCACACCTAGCGGCAACATGGGAGCTTCAAGAAGACGAAGTGATCCACCCATTGCCTATCTATGTGTCAACGTTTGATGGTTGGGATTCAAAACAGCGTGAGCAATTCCCACTACAGTTAACCGGTTTCCACTACAAAGCCCGTTGTCACTCAACCTATGGCAATGTCGATGTGATCAAAGAAGCGGCACGTCAAGAAATGTGGATTAACCCGATTGATGCCCAGCAACGTGGTATCGAAAACGGCGATTTGATCCGTATTTTCAACGATCGTGGTGAAACCCAAATTCCAGCCAAAGTCACCCCACGTATTCTGCCGGGTGTGGTCGCGTTAGGTGAAGGTGCTTGGTATGCCCCTGATAAACGTAAAGTCGATAAAGGTGGCTGTATCAACGTATTAACCTCGCAGCGTCCGAGTCCGCTGGCGAAAGGTAATCCACAGCATACTAACTTAGTGGAAGTTCAACTGGTGAAAAAGGCATAA
- a CDS encoding molecular chaperone TorD family protein, with protein sequence MYYEATLFRLLGGLLFYSPTSNNGITILQAFTDQDDDLLKNIAELARIVNTEDLEADHFQLLQGCGDMPCPPWGSAYLDKENALFGSSTLAYREFTRQQGLACDTGMREPEDHIGLMLMLVSLLLEQDNQAAANQLLSEHLMPFAPFMLESMQQHAETAFYQQLAAYTQAWLIIYCEEQQLQIASHRNYWQESE encoded by the coding sequence ATGTATTACGAAGCTACACTTTTTCGCCTTCTTGGTGGTCTTTTGTTCTACTCACCAACATCAAACAATGGCATAACCATCTTGCAAGCTTTCACAGATCAAGATGATGATTTATTAAAAAATATTGCAGAACTTGCCCGTATTGTTAACACGGAAGATCTCGAAGCTGATCACTTTCAATTACTACAAGGCTGTGGTGATATGCCTTGTCCACCATGGGGATCGGCGTATTTAGATAAAGAAAATGCCTTATTTGGTTCATCAACCTTGGCATACCGTGAGTTTACTCGCCAACAAGGTTTAGCCTGCGATACGGGTATGCGCGAGCCAGAAGATCACATCGGTTTAATGCTAATGCTGGTATCGTTATTACTTGAGCAAGATAATCAAGCAGCAGCAAATCAGTTGCTCAGTGAGCACTTAATGCCCTTTGCGCCTTTCATGCTTGAAAGCATGCAGCAACATGCTGAAACCGCTTTTTACCAACAACTGGCTGCTTATACACAGGCATGGTTAATCATCTATTGTGAAGAGCAACAGTTACAAATCGCATCACACCGTAACTACTGGCAAGAGAGCGAATAA
- a CDS encoding carbon starvation CstA family protein, protein MMWFLTCVAALIGGYFIYGAFVEKVFGIKEHRKTPAHTKTDGVDFVPMSTKRVYLVQLLNIAGVGPIFGPIMGALYGPAAMLWIVVGCIFAGAVHDYFSGMLSIRNGGASVPSITGRYLGNGAKHFMNLFAIVLLLLVGVVFVSAPADMITNLINDQTSLSVNVTTMVVLIFGYYILATIVPVDKIIGRFYPLFGALLIFMSVGLMAAIAFSSEHTVMGDFKVSEMFTNLNPNDMPLWPALFITIACGAISGFHATQSPLMARCMHNEKNGRFVFYGAMIGEGVIALIWCAIALSFFGSLESLSEAVKNGGPGNVVYSASFGLLGTFGGVLAFLGVVILPITSGDTAFRSSRLILAEYFNVEQKTLRNRLLMAIPLFVLGGILTQVDFGIIWRYFGFANQTTAVMMLWTASAYLLRHNKLHWITTVPAIFMTTVCVTFILNNSTLGFGLPMQISTIVGIVFSLFVTGYVIKISKGKGDTDFADEEEIKATSETA, encoded by the coding sequence ATGATGTGGTTTCTGACCTGTGTCGCCGCGCTTATTGGTGGCTACTTTATTTACGGTGCTTTCGTAGAGAAAGTATTCGGCATAAAGGAACACCGTAAAACCCCTGCACATACCAAAACAGATGGTGTCGACTTTGTTCCTATGTCGACAAAACGTGTCTACCTCGTTCAGTTACTCAACATCGCCGGTGTTGGTCCTATTTTTGGCCCTATCATGGGTGCGCTGTATGGCCCAGCTGCAATGCTCTGGATTGTGGTTGGCTGTATTTTCGCAGGTGCTGTTCACGATTACTTCTCTGGTATGTTATCTATCCGTAATGGTGGCGCATCAGTACCGAGTATTACAGGTCGTTACCTAGGCAATGGCGCAAAACACTTTATGAACCTTTTTGCCATTGTTCTCCTCTTGCTTGTCGGTGTGGTCTTTGTTTCTGCTCCTGCAGATATGATCACTAACCTTATCAATGACCAAACCAGCCTAAGCGTTAACGTAACTACGATGGTTGTGCTTATTTTTGGCTACTACATTCTGGCAACAATTGTGCCTGTTGATAAGATCATTGGTCGCTTTTATCCATTATTTGGTGCACTTCTAATTTTCATGTCTGTGGGCTTAATGGCAGCCATTGCGTTCTCTAGCGAACATACCGTAATGGGTGATTTCAAAGTGAGCGAAATGTTCACTAACTTAAACCCGAATGACATGCCACTATGGCCTGCATTGTTCATTACTATCGCTTGTGGTGCTATCTCTGGTTTCCATGCGACACAATCGCCATTAATGGCGCGCTGTATGCACAATGAGAAAAATGGTCGCTTCGTATTCTACGGTGCGATGATCGGTGAAGGTGTGATTGCGCTAATTTGGTGTGCTATTGCTCTGTCTTTCTTCGGCTCGCTTGAGTCTCTTTCTGAAGCGGTAAAAAATGGTGGTCCTGGTAACGTAGTTTACAGTGCATCTTTTGGTTTACTGGGTACGTTTGGTGGCGTCTTAGCGTTCTTAGGTGTTGTGATTCTACCTATTACCTCTGGTGATACCGCGTTTCGTTCAAGCCGTTTGATCTTAGCTGAGTACTTCAACGTTGAGCAAAAAACACTGCGTAATCGTCTACTAATGGCTATTCCACTGTTTGTACTAGGTGGCATTTTAACCCAAGTCGATTTCGGGATTATCTGGCGTTACTTCGGCTTTGCTAACCAAACCACTGCTGTGATGATGCTCTGGACGGCTTCTGCTTACTTACTTCGCCATAATAAGTTGCACTGGATCACTACCGTTCCAGCCATCTTCATGACAACAGTGTGTGTGACCTTCATTTTAAATAACAGCACATTAGGTTTCGGCTTACCTATGCAGATCTCTACCATTGTCGGTATTGTATTCTCGCTATTCGTAACAGGTTACGTAATAAAAATCTCGAAAGGCAAAGGTGATACTGACTTTGCCGATGAGGAAGAAATAAAAGCAACGTCAGAAACGGCATAA
- a CDS encoding fasciclin domain-containing protein translates to MLKTVLISASILVGSLVSVNAYAGHHGEKEDIVDIAVENGSFTTLVTAVKAAGLVDTLKGTGPFTVLAPTDEAFSKLPAGTVETLLKPENKQKLIDILTYHVISGKVMADDVVKLNDATTLEGQKVKITVDGGNVMINDAKVIKTDVKASNGVIHVIDSVLIQSSN, encoded by the coding sequence ATGTTAAAAACAGTACTTATTTCAGCATCGATTTTAGTAGGAAGTTTAGTCAGTGTTAATGCTTACGCCGGGCATCATGGAGAGAAAGAGGATATTGTTGATATTGCCGTTGAAAATGGCTCATTTACCACGCTTGTTACTGCCGTGAAAGCTGCGGGTCTGGTTGATACACTCAAGGGAACGGGACCATTTACGGTATTAGCGCCAACAGATGAAGCATTCAGCAAACTCCCTGCTGGTACTGTTGAAACTTTGCTAAAGCCCGAGAATAAACAAAAGCTAATTGATATCCTCACTTACCACGTTATATCTGGAAAAGTTATGGCAGATGATGTGGTTAAATTAAATGACGCGACAACACTTGAAGGTCAGAAAGTGAAAATCACAGTCGATGGCGGCAACGTAATGATTAATGATGCAAAGGTTATTAAAACCGATGTGAAAGCCAGTAATGGTGTGATTCACGTAATTGACAGCGTATTAATACAGTCGAGTAACTAG
- the napF gene encoding ferredoxin-type protein NapF: MKTDSTESVPNEHEINHSRRGLFRALSRGVSQSADTLKADSINTGRPLGAVEESLFSRLCNNCEKCVAACPQNILAMGTSGPVMDLSFNHCTFCQACINACDTQALNTLNTTDTGWRPTFSKSCNAKIFDNCQECVDDCPKQALSLIANSIPILNDDCNGCGECLSSCYISAVS; this comes from the coding sequence ATGAAAACCGATAGCACCGAATCAGTGCCTAACGAACATGAAATAAACCACAGTCGCCGTGGTTTATTTCGTGCGCTATCGCGCGGTGTATCGCAATCTGCCGATACCCTAAAAGCTGACAGTATTAATACAGGAAGGCCACTCGGTGCTGTCGAAGAAAGCCTATTTTCTCGTTTATGTAATAACTGCGAAAAGTGTGTCGCGGCTTGCCCACAGAATATCTTAGCAATGGGAACAAGTGGGCCTGTAATGGATCTGAGTTTTAACCATTGCACCTTTTGCCAAGCCTGTATTAATGCTTGTGATACTCAAGCACTGAATACCCTTAACACCACAGATACAGGGTGGCGTCCAACCTTTAGTAAAAGCTGTAACGCCAAAATTTTTGATAACTGCCAAGAATGTGTTGATGATTGCCCCAAACAAGCACTCAGCCTAATAGCGAACAGCATCCCCATCTTAAATGATGATTGCAATGGGTGCGGTGAATGTCTATCTAGTTGTTATATTAGTGCGGTATCTTAA